One window of the Candidatus Saccharibacteria bacterium genome contains the following:
- a CDS encoding NAD(P)/FAD-dependent oxidoreductase, with protein sequence MGQEDAKNKHIVIIGAGTTGIMVANKLVKSGHHVTVIDPAKTHYYQPGFLFVPFGQYQLNQLRKPLVRLLRKRVNHLRAVVQSLQPAEKTLQLDSGECVRYDVLVIATGTQTDPTMTEGLVGEGWRKDIHDYYTPDGAEALRQALQKFQGGNLVVQIMEMPIKCPVAPLEFTFLADDYFKRRKMREKVKLTYVTPLPGAFTKPVAAAKLSHMLSDRSVEVVTDFLTEKVDQAAKKVVCYDGREVPYDLLVCVPMNVGAKFLQGNELVNDVEFVEVNHHSLQSTKYPHIFAIGDAADVPTSKAGSVGHFEAHTLRRNIDHFLAGRPVEETFDGHSNCFVECGGGKALLLDFNYDTQPYEGTFPFAGIGPMKLLNPSRLNHWGKLAFRWIYWHMLLPGRRIPFIPEQMSLKGKNIPADTRVSESYETRDMSQDVPAQSQVKPPEENEPSQVEQPQVSSVPNEQPNQLNQPKEGGRE encoded by the coding sequence ATGGGCCAAGAAGACGCCAAAAACAAACACATCGTTATCATTGGCGCCGGAACTACCGGCATAATGGTTGCAAATAAGCTGGTGAAGTCTGGCCACCATGTAACGGTTATTGACCCGGCTAAAACACATTACTATCAGCCCGGCTTTCTGTTTGTCCCGTTTGGGCAGTACCAGTTGAACCAGCTGAGAAAGCCACTTGTTCGCCTGCTCCGAAAAAGGGTTAATCACCTTCGAGCCGTGGTGCAAAGCCTGCAGCCTGCCGAGAAAACACTGCAACTCGACTCGGGTGAGTGTGTTCGCTACGATGTTTTGGTTATAGCCACGGGTACACAAACAGACCCAACCATGACGGAAGGGCTTGTGGGTGAGGGCTGGCGCAAAGACATTCACGATTACTACACTCCCGATGGTGCCGAGGCGCTACGCCAGGCTCTTCAGAAGTTTCAGGGTGGCAACCTGGTTGTGCAGATTATGGAAATGCCTATCAAATGCCCAGTCGCGCCCCTGGAGTTCACCTTCTTGGCAGATGATTACTTCAAGCGCCGTAAGATGCGCGAGAAAGTAAAGTTAACATACGTAACGCCGCTTCCCGGGGCTTTCACCAAGCCAGTCGCCGCTGCCAAGCTTAGCCACATGCTCTCAGACCGTAGCGTCGAAGTGGTAACAGATTTTCTTACCGAAAAGGTGGACCAAGCAGCCAAAAAAGTCGTGTGTTACGATGGCCGCGAAGTGCCGTATGACCTGCTTGTTTGCGTGCCTATGAACGTTGGTGCGAAGTTTTTGCAAGGCAATGAGCTCGTGAATGATGTGGAGTTTGTGGAAGTAAATCACCACAGCCTACAGTCTACTAAGTACCCACATATTTTTGCTATAGGCGACGCCGCTGATGTACCAACAAGTAAGGCGGGGTCGGTCGGGCACTTCGAGGCTCACACACTCCGGCGAAACATCGACCACTTTTTGGCTGGTCGCCCAGTGGAAGAAACATTTGATGGCCACAGTAATTGCTTTGTAGAATGTGGCGGTGGTAAGGCGCTGCTGCTTGATTTTAACTACGACACGCAGCCATACGAAGGTACCTTCCCGTTTGCAGGCATTGGCCCGATGAAGCTGCTTAACCCCAGCCGGTTGAACCACTGGGGGAAACTGGCTTTTCGCTGGATCTACTGGCACATGCTTTTGCCTGGCCGCAGGATTCCGTTTATCCCTGAACAAATGAGTTTGAAAGGGAAGAATATTCCAGCCGATACTAGAGTATCAGAGAGTTATGAGACAAGAGACATGAGTCAAGATGTACCGGCGCAATCCCAGGTGAAACCACCAGAGGAAAATGAACCATCCCAGGTGGAACAACCACAAGTTTCTAGTGTGCCAAATGAACAACCAAATCAACTAAATCAACCGAAGGAGGGTGGTCGTGAATAA
- a CDS encoding TusE/DsrC/DsvC family sulfur relay protein, which produces MNKTIAGQEVDVDVEGYMTNKDAWNGEIATAIAAELGIHELSQKHWDVLNWLREQVAQGVELNIRKVGSSGIVDIKEFYQLFPGGPLKNASKIAGLHKPTSCL; this is translated from the coding sequence GTGAATAAAACCATTGCTGGCCAAGAAGTCGATGTCGACGTAGAAGGCTACATGACGAACAAAGATGCCTGGAACGGCGAAATTGCCACGGCAATTGCTGCGGAACTGGGCATACATGAACTTTCGCAAAAGCACTGGGATGTGCTGAACTGGCTCCGTGAACAGGTTGCGCAAGGGGTTGAACTCAACATTCGCAAAGTTGGTAGTTCCGGAATTGTCGACATAAAGGAGTTCTACCAGCTGTTTCCCGGCGGCCCACTAAAAAATGCCAGCAAAATTGCCGGATTACATAAACCAACAAGCTGTCTGTAG
- a CDS encoding DsrE/DsrF/DrsH-like family protein, with protein MCHVCNQCKDCHACRCETQQGPALKKMMIIVSKAGIDSVYAALILANGARSEGIECDMFFTFFGLDAITKKRMEHLKVAMSGNPGMHMPEIAGVVPGMETFATHMMQKRMAELDIPGVSEFLDIIKAAGGHVYACKLAMEMFKLEQSDLWDDTDGVLTVGQFYERYVPGSQIIFI; from the coding sequence ATGTGTCATGTCTGCAACCAATGCAAAGACTGTCATGCCTGCCGCTGCGAAACGCAGCAGGGCCCAGCACTGAAAAAAATGATGATTATTGTGAGCAAGGCAGGTATAGACAGCGTGTACGCCGCGCTCATCCTGGCGAACGGCGCTCGCAGCGAAGGCATAGAGTGCGACATGTTCTTTACGTTCTTTGGCCTCGACGCCATCACCAAAAAACGCATGGAGCACTTAAAGGTTGCTATGAGTGGTAACCCAGGTATGCATATGCCGGAAATTGCCGGGGTCGTACCTGGCATGGAGACCTTTGCAACACACATGATGCAAAAGCGCATGGCCGAGCTTGATATACCGGGCGTAAGCGAATTCCTCGACATTATCAAGGCGGCTGGCGGGCACGTGTATGCCTGCAAGCTTGCCATGGAAATGTTTAAACTAGAACAAAGCGACCTGTGGGATGACACGGACGGCGTGCTTACCGTCGGCCAGTTTTACGAACGCTATGTGCCAGGTAGCCAAATCATCTTTATCTAG